The following coding sequences lie in one Arachis hypogaea cultivar Tifrunner chromosome 9, arahy.Tifrunner.gnm2.J5K5, whole genome shotgun sequence genomic window:
- the LOC112709375 gene encoding uncharacterized protein, whose translation MATSISSDHKQLDYHVICARIFLLVRDDASVSIKVLQEATDATYGFRPSYRKVWLAKQKAVAQIYGDWKESYGDLPRWNLGITSTMDGSVALLKTSPVRVGDQVDEDRVYFHRMFWTFPPCIEAFRHCKPLVSLYGNYGGMLLLAIAQDGNSNILPVARHVTPQQGILEISDRHNGIKDALESLDSGWRPPHTYRAFCIRHVATNFALTLKRQDARRWLVNAAYAKTEAEFDYWFDIMRTENPAMCDWANRMEYERWTQHKNGGRRYGHMTTNISECVNSILKGTRNIPMTSLVKSTYLWLAELFVVRGQTAEA comes from the exons ATGGCCACATCGATATCGAGCGACCACAAgcagcttgattatcatgtcataTGTGCGAGGATCTTTCTATTGGTTAGAGATGATGCGTCGGTGTCGATTAAGGTGTTGCAAGAAGCAACGGATGCGACATATGGTTTCAGGCCCAGTTATCGGAAGGTGtggttggcgaagcagaaggcagtAGCACAGATCTATGGCGACTGGAAGGAGTCATATGGGGATCTGCCCCGCTGGAACCTTGGGATCACATCCACCATGGATGGTTCTGTTGCTCTGCTGAAGACCTCCCCAGTTAGAGTGGGTGATCAGGTTGATGAAGATAGAGTCTACTTTCATCGCATGTTCTGGACATTCCCTCCATGTATTGAGGCATTCCGACATTGTAAGCCGCTCGTCAGTCTGTATGGCAATTATGGAGGGATGTTGTTGCTGGCGATTGCTCAGGATGGAAACTCGAATATATTGCCTGTTGC AAGACATGTTACTCCACAGCAAGGTATTCTTGAGATTTCTGATAGACACAACGGCATCAAGGATGCACTGGAGTCCCTAGATAGTGGTtggcgacctccccatacttatcGGGCCTTCTGTATTCGGCATGTTGCTACAAATTTTGCCCTTACTTTAAAAAGGCAGGATGCGAGGAGGTGGCTGGTAAATGCCGCTTATGCAAAGACGGAAGCAGAATTTGACTATTGGTTTGATATAATGAGGACAGAGAACCCGGCCATGTGTGATTGGGCAAACAGGATGGAGTATGAGAGGTGGACACAGCACAAGAATGGGGGGAGACGATATGGTCACATGACGACCAACATTTCTGAGTGTGTGAACTCTATTTTGAAGGGCACAAGAAATATACCAATGACGTCCTTGGTGAAGTCAACCTATCTCTGGCTAGCTGAGTTGTTTGTTGTCCGGGGGCAGACGGCAGAGGCATAG